Proteins encoded by one window of Rutidosis leptorrhynchoides isolate AG116_Rl617_1_P2 chromosome 7, CSIRO_AGI_Rlap_v1, whole genome shotgun sequence:
- the LOC139860059 gene encoding uncharacterized protein: MREPTVDDIRWLYRKHEELHGFLGMLGSIDCMLWAWGKCLNAWKGQYTRGDHGYPTIMLEAVASYDNWIWHGMAGSNNDLNVLNASPLFDSLLADTGFSSVVDPKRTCFTKKQSAARKEVERTFGSLQGRWGILRQPARAYSVNAIKRIMYACCILHNMIIEDNDFNIAENRSYYFPVNNLQGSTWYEKCDLYAEKTKELRDKDEHEYLRHTLVLHLWHN; encoded by the exons ATGAGAGAACCAACTGTGGACGATATACGTTGGTTGTATCGTAAACATGAAGAACTTCACGGCTTTCTTGGAATGCTTGGAAGCATTGATTGTATGCTTTGGGCTTGGGGAAAATGTCTAAATGCATGGAAAGGGCAATACACACGAGGCGATCACGGTTACCCGACAATCATGTTGGAAGCCGTTGCATCGTATGACAATTGGATTTGGCATGGAATGGCAGGTTCGAACAATGACTTGAATGTCCTTAATGCATCTCCATTGTTTGATAGTTTACTAGCTGACACG GGATTCTCAAGTGTTGTTGATCCAAAAAGGACATGCTTTACAAAGAAACAATCTGCAGCTCGTAAAGAAGTTGAGAGGACATTTGGAAGTTTGCAAGGCCGTTGGGGTATTTTAAGACAACCTGCTAGGGCATATAGCGTCAATGCAATCAAAAGAATCATGTATGCTTGCTGCATATTGCACAACATGATAATTGAAGATAATGATTTTAACATCGCTGAAAATAGATCTTACTACTTTCCGGTCAACAACCTACAAGGATCAACTTGGTACGAAAAGTGTGATTTATATGCTGagaagacaaaagagctacgtgacAAAGACGAGCATGAGTATCTTCGACATACTCTTGTTTTGCATCTATGGCATAATTGA